A single window of Leptolyngbya ohadii IS1 DNA harbors:
- a CDS encoding AAA-like domain-containing protein codes for MTHLIRSLNSVLQQRSLRSVLILPFVLQLAGAVGLVWYLSYRNSQATVQDMSLQLRQEITARIDQQLKSYVEIPHAINRINGSALLNGDLQIQQMEGFNQLWEQAKIYPNTNLIYCASERDGSLLGVGRNEETRELQLVAYNPSTNHRGYYYTLNAMGDRMNLQRTGQKKYDARVRPWYKAAKDQGKATWSAIYLDFDTQLPTVTASTPVYDRSGRSLIGVCATDFILPAEMSAFLQSLNIGQSGETFIMDRSGVLVSTSTPEKLIEKGGDKVRYLPAIESRNSLIRGTAQYLQDSFQNLNALQQSQQFEFDLDGQRQLLQVLPFQDGRGIDWLIVVVIPESDFTGRIQANNRTTTGLYLLSLVLAIGVGILTARWVTRPLLKLNEAAKQIARGQWNKPVETQRTDEVGELAQSFNQMASQLQDSFLALEHRNADLQQTKDDLAKANEQLEAVLNAVPGPISWIAAEGFYLGINSYLAESLKLPAEAVIGNPIGVVGDNPDYVDFVNHFLHSEDSSASQEIPIQVNGQERYYLLAAQKYQQGMAIVVVGIDITERRQAEESLQRAQRTNQAIVSAIPDLLMRIRSNGVYQGFNPGRSTKILNEDNLHVGATVYDLMPQKRAEERMRYVHQALHTGELQIYEYELEVEGRVQYEEARLIPLGQDEVLVMVRDMTQRKLSEEALRQSEANIRALVEAIPDLLIRVTRDGTYKDIQGRNRVMLYDGEDFWEGTNVYDSLPPVEAQRRMQYIQMAFQTGTMQVYEQQLAIDGQFQHEEVRMVVTGQEEVLMIIRNITEQKRAEAALRIAEENYRGIFENALEGIFQSTPRGKFIRINPAMARIYGYRSPTEMIESVVDIVQQMYVDPADHAEFQRQMEAIGTVKNQVYQSRRKDGSAIWVEENTRAVRDEDGNLLYYEGIIEDITEQKRRNEILEERVRERTQELSETLQILKATQAELMIENALLRSAEDTETFDYQVGGSLPLDAPTYVVRQADRYLYAGLKRGEFCYVFNARQMGKSSLRVQIMRRLQSEGYACAAIDISEIGNRRLTPEQWYAGFLYNLATCFNLVDRVDIRTWWRDRNLLSPVQRLGEFIQDVLLTHVTEKIVVFIDEIDSVINLEFEIDDFFVLLRACYNRRADHPDYQRLTFALFGVATPSQLVQDKARTSFNIGQAIQLRDFQLHEAQPLLQGLAEKVENPQAVLKEVLFWTNGQPFLTQKVCKLIRGTSGKVPTNQEAEWIENLIRTQMIENWEFNDEPEHLRTIRDRILRDPNQAIALLTLYQQVWKQEEVTAIDNPIHVELLLSGLVIKQQDTLKVHNRIYQIIFNDAWIDRTLTSLEASAR; via the coding sequence ATGACCCACTTGATCAGATCGCTGAATTCCGTACTCCAGCAGCGATCGCTGCGATCGGTTTTGATTCTGCCCTTTGTGCTACAGCTTGCAGGTGCGGTGGGATTGGTCTGGTATTTGTCCTACCGGAATAGTCAGGCAACGGTGCAGGATATGTCCTTGCAGCTGCGCCAGGAAATTACCGCCCGGATTGATCAGCAGCTCAAGTCCTATGTGGAAATTCCCCATGCAATTAATCGGATTAACGGCAGCGCCCTGCTGAATGGCGATTTGCAGATCCAGCAGATGGAAGGTTTTAATCAGCTTTGGGAACAGGCAAAGATATACCCCAACACAAACCTAATTTATTGCGCCAGCGAACGGGATGGATCGCTTTTAGGCGTGGGTAGGAATGAAGAAACGCGAGAATTGCAACTGGTGGCGTACAATCCTTCAACCAATCATCGAGGATACTATTACACCCTGAATGCAATGGGCGATCGCATGAATTTGCAGCGTACCGGACAGAAAAAATATGATGCGCGGGTACGTCCGTGGTATAAAGCCGCGAAGGATCAGGGAAAGGCAACCTGGAGCGCAATTTATCTGGATTTTGATACGCAGCTGCCCACCGTGACAGCAAGCACACCCGTTTACGATCGATCGGGTCGTTCTTTAATTGGGGTTTGTGCAACGGACTTTATTCTGCCTGCTGAGATGAGTGCTTTTCTGCAATCGCTCAACATCGGTCAATCGGGCGAGACGTTTATTATGGATCGATCGGGGGTGCTGGTCTCTACCTCGACCCCGGAAAAACTGATCGAGAAGGGAGGCGACAAGGTTCGCTATTTGCCCGCCATTGAGAGCCGCAATTCCCTGATTCGGGGCACGGCACAGTATTTGCAGGATAGTTTTCAAAATCTCAATGCCTTGCAGCAGTCCCAGCAGTTTGAATTTGATCTGGATGGTCAGCGGCAGCTTTTGCAGGTGCTTCCTTTCCAGGACGGTCGCGGGATTGACTGGCTAATTGTGGTGGTGATTCCCGAATCGGACTTTACTGGACGAATTCAAGCCAATAACCGGACGACGACTGGACTCTATTTACTTTCGCTGGTATTGGCGATCGGGGTTGGAATCCTGACGGCGCGATGGGTGACTCGCCCGCTGCTCAAGCTAAACGAAGCAGCAAAACAAATTGCCAGAGGGCAGTGGAATAAGCCCGTCGAAACTCAGCGCACGGATGAGGTTGGCGAACTGGCGCAGTCGTTTAACCAGATGGCAAGTCAGCTTCAGGATTCTTTTCTAGCACTGGAGCATCGCAACGCAGATTTGCAGCAGACCAAAGATGATCTGGCAAAGGCGAATGAACAGCTCGAAGCAGTGCTGAATGCCGTACCGGGTCCCATTTCCTGGATCGCGGCGGAGGGTTTTTATCTGGGGATTAATTCCTACCTGGCGGAGAGTTTGAAGCTGCCAGCGGAGGCAGTGATTGGCAATCCGATCGGGGTCGTGGGGGATAATCCGGATTACGTCGATTTTGTGAACCATTTCCTCCACAGTGAAGACAGTTCCGCATCCCAGGAAATTCCAATTCAGGTCAACGGACAGGAACGCTACTATCTGCTGGCGGCACAGAAATATCAGCAGGGAATGGCGATCGTCGTTGTAGGCATTGATATCACCGAACGGCGACAGGCAGAAGAATCCTTGCAGCGGGCACAGCGAACCAATCAGGCGATCGTCAGCGCGATTCCAGACCTGCTGATGCGAATTCGCAGCAATGGCGTGTACCAGGGATTTAATCCTGGACGCAGCACGAAAATTCTCAACGAAGACAATCTGCACGTAGGCGCTACCGTCTACGACCTGATGCCGCAGAAACGGGCAGAGGAGCGTATGCGCTATGTCCATCAGGCACTTCACACTGGAGAGCTGCAAATTTATGAATATGAGCTGGAAGTAGAGGGACGAGTTCAGTACGAAGAAGCGCGATTAATCCCTTTGGGACAGGATGAGGTGCTGGTGATGGTGCGGGATATGACCCAGCGCAAGCTGTCGGAAGAAGCCCTGCGACAGAGCGAAGCCAACATCCGGGCACTGGTTGAGGCAATTCCCGATCTGCTGATCCGCGTCACCCGCGACGGCACTTATAAGGATATCCAGGGCAGGAATCGCGTCATGCTCTACGATGGCGAGGATTTTTGGGAAGGCACCAATGTCTATGACTCCCTGCCCCCCGTTGAGGCACAGCGAAGAATGCAGTATATCCAGATGGCATTCCAGACGGGAACGATGCAGGTGTATGAACAGCAGTTGGCGATCGACGGGCAGTTCCAGCACGAAGAAGTGCGAATGGTGGTCACTGGGCAAGAAGAAGTGTTGATGATCATTCGGAATATTACGGAGCAGAAGCGAGCGGAGGCAGCATTAAGAATTGCGGAGGAGAACTATCGGGGAATCTTCGAGAATGCGCTGGAGGGAATCTTTCAGTCTACGCCGCGAGGAAAGTTTATTCGCATCAATCCGGCAATGGCGCGAATCTACGGCTACCGTTCGCCCACTGAAATGATCGAGAGCGTGGTCGATATTGTCCAGCAGATGTACGTCGATCCAGCCGATCATGCAGAATTCCAGCGACAAATGGAGGCGATCGGCACAGTTAAAAATCAGGTTTACCAGAGCCGCAGAAAGGACGGCAGCGCCATCTGGGTAGAAGAGAACACTCGCGCTGTGCGGGACGAGGATGGGAATCTGCTTTACTACGAAGGCATTATCGAGGACATTACGGAACAGAAACGCCGCAATGAAATCCTGGAGGAACGGGTCAGGGAACGAACCCAGGAACTTTCGGAAACGCTGCAAATCCTGAAGGCAACTCAGGCAGAACTAATGATCGAGAATGCCCTGCTGAGAAGTGCGGAGGATACCGAAACCTTCGACTATCAAGTGGGCGGCAGTCTTCCCCTCGATGCGCCAACCTATGTGGTGCGACAAGCCGATCGCTACCTCTACGCCGGACTGAAGAGGGGCGAATTTTGCTATGTGTTCAATGCTCGTCAGATGGGTAAATCGAGTTTGCGGGTGCAGATTATGCGACGCCTCCAGTCAGAGGGATACGCCTGTGCCGCGATCGATATTTCGGAAATTGGCAACCGTCGTTTAACCCCAGAGCAGTGGTACGCCGGATTTCTTTATAACCTTGCCACCTGCTTTAATCTGGTCGATCGGGTAGATATTCGGACATGGTGGCGCGATCGCAATCTCCTTTCTCCGGTGCAGCGTTTAGGCGAATTTATTCAGGATGTTTTGCTCACCCACGTTACCGAAAAGATCGTCGTTTTCATTGACGAAATCGATAGCGTGATTAACCTTGAATTTGAAATCGATGACTTTTTTGTGCTGCTGCGTGCCTGCTACAACCGCCGTGCCGACCATCCTGACTATCAACGGTTGACCTTTGCCCTGTTTGGCGTTGCTACTCCGTCCCAACTGGTTCAGGATAAAGCCCGCACGTCGTTTAACATCGGACAGGCAATTCAGCTACGAGACTTCCAGCTCCACGAGGCACAGCCTTTGCTTCAGGGACTTGCAGAAAAAGTGGAAAATCCGCAGGCAGTCCTGAAGGAGGTTTTGTTCTGGACAAACGGACAGCCCTTCCTGACCCAAAAAGTTTGTAAGCTGATTCGCGGTACCTCCGGCAAAGTGCCCACCAACCAGGAAGCCGAGTGGATCGAAAACCTGATTCGCACCCAGATGATCGAAAACTGGGAATTCAACGACGAACCCGAACACCTGCGAACTATCCGCGATCGAATTCTCCGCGACCCGAACCAGGCGATCGCCCTGCTGACCCTCTATCAGCAAGTTTGGAAACAGGAAGAAGTGACCGCGATCGACAATCCTATTCATGTTGAGCTGTTGCTCTCTGGATTGGTGATCAAACAGCAGGACACGCTAAAGGTTCACAACCGCATTTATCAGATTATCTTTAATGACGCTTGGATCGATCGCACGCTGACGAGTTTGGAAGCTTCTGCCCGATAG
- a CDS encoding AAA-like domain-containing protein, translated as MSIPSAKRRRRRGVILTSAGFQKVQQAKTEAEFQDNGGNRYTLEALSERTGLAVDTLMKVFACEMGVDKQTLKAYFRSFDLTLEPGDYYHPDPNSDPNSDSGAEEGEAAEARENEPEAEPDLPGGQVPLGSEFYIERTVIEADCYKTVLQPGGLIRIKAPRRMGKSSLMTRILQQASQRGCQTVALSFQLADKAIFRDLDHFLQWFCANVGLGLQIPKRLADYWDDLFGSKISCKIYFEQYLLPKISQPLVLALDDVDRLFEYPDLADEFFGLLRTWHEEAKNRDIWKQLRLVVAHSTEVYIPLNVNQSPFNVGLPIELKAFTPEQVQTLAQRHGFDWAADETQQLMDLVGGYPYLIQLAFYHLWHQDITLDRLLQPDTIATGIYSEHLQRQLWNLQQNPDLAVAFAKVAAVPDPVELNLVHAFKLQSLGLVKLQGNQATPSCNLYARYFSDRLRDIPAI; from the coding sequence TTGTCCATCCCTTCTGCCAAGCGTCGTCGTCGTCGCGGCGTCATTCTGACATCGGCAGGATTTCAAAAAGTTCAGCAAGCAAAAACCGAGGCAGAATTTCAAGACAACGGCGGCAACCGATATACTCTAGAGGCATTGAGCGAACGCACGGGACTGGCAGTCGATACCTTGATGAAGGTGTTTGCCTGCGAGATGGGGGTTGATAAGCAAACCCTGAAAGCCTATTTTCGATCGTTTGATTTAACGCTGGAGCCGGGCGACTATTACCATCCTGACCCCAATTCCGACCCTAATTCCGATTCGGGAGCAGAGGAGGGAGAAGCCGCTGAAGCCAGGGAAAACGAGCCGGAAGCCGAGCCAGATCTGCCGGGTGGACAGGTTCCCCTGGGGTCGGAGTTTTACATTGAGCGGACGGTGATCGAAGCCGACTGCTACAAAACCGTGCTGCAACCCGGTGGTCTGATTCGGATCAAAGCGCCTCGACGCATGGGGAAATCTTCGTTGATGACGCGCATCTTGCAGCAGGCATCCCAGCGAGGCTGTCAAACGGTGGCATTGAGCTTTCAGCTTGCAGATAAGGCGATCTTTCGAGATCTGGATCACTTCCTGCAATGGTTTTGCGCCAATGTGGGGCTGGGGCTGCAAATTCCCAAACGGCTGGCGGACTACTGGGACGATCTGTTTGGCAGCAAGATTAGCTGCAAGATTTACTTTGAGCAGTACCTCCTCCCCAAGATTTCCCAGCCGCTTGTGCTGGCTCTGGATGATGTCGATCGTCTGTTTGAATATCCTGACCTGGCAGACGAATTTTTTGGACTGCTGCGAACCTGGCACGAAGAAGCCAAAAATCGCGACATCTGGAAACAGTTGCGCCTCGTGGTGGCACATTCCACCGAGGTTTACATTCCTCTGAACGTCAACCAATCCCCCTTTAACGTCGGACTGCCAATCGAACTCAAGGCATTTACGCCCGAACAGGTACAAACCCTGGCGCAGCGACACGGCTTCGACTGGGCAGCAGACGAGACCCAGCAGCTCATGGATCTGGTAGGCGGCTATCCCTATTTAATTCAGCTTGCGTTCTACCATCTGTGGCATCAAGACATCACATTAGATCGGCTGCTGCAACCGGACACGATCGCCACCGGGATCTACAGCGAACACCTTCAGCGACAGCTCTGGAACCTGCAACAAAACCCCGATCTGGCGGTTGCCTTTGCCAAAGTGGCGGCTGTGCCCGATCCGGTAGAACTCAATCTGGTTCACGCTTTCAAGCTGCAAAGCCTGGGACTGGTGAAACTGCAAGGCAATCAGGCAACGCCAAGCTGCAATCTGTATGCTCGATATTTTAGCGATCGACTGCGCGATATTCCTGCTATATAA
- a CDS encoding DUF4278 domain-containing protein, which produces MNVSYRGIAYETEIPVAEGTETDRTALFLGNRFKVKQYNVSQRHTSSVQLKYRGANYNP; this is translated from the coding sequence ATGAACGTTTCTTACCGTGGCATCGCTTACGAAACCGAAATTCCTGTTGCTGAAGGTACCGAAACCGATCGCACCGCTCTTTTCCTGGGCAACCGCTTCAAGGTTAAACAGTATAACGTTAGCCAGCGTCATACCTCCTCTGTTCAGCTAAAGTATCGGGGCGCAAACTATAACCCGTAA
- a CDS encoding CHAT domain-containing protein, protein MTVTRILILAANPQNTDRLRLDEEVREIQAALEESRNRDEFEVITRWAVRVDDLQKVLLDHSPQIVHFSGHGSADQGLILEDETGKACPVSTSALAKLFSLFRDTIQCVCLNACYSEVQAEAIRAAIPFVVGMNQPIGDKAAIRFAKGFYRAIGANRSIEEAYEFGCNAIDLQNHPDVSTPVIKRKFEVVSSTSEPAVSPTSSPAVLKSPPKPMNSPNQDRSVSIGGSVTGSAIVTGDSNTVSVQFQQAALPQPESVNIQAELEALHELLTQLPSLDRRKIENALDDAKEELKKAEPDKDEVGQALDRALNYAQKANGFAEAIDKLRPHVEKAAAWLGEHWYKLLSLVGLTV, encoded by the coding sequence ATGACGGTGACTCGGATTCTCATTCTTGCGGCTAACCCTCAAAACACCGATCGCCTCAGGCTGGATGAAGAGGTGCGGGAAATTCAGGCGGCGCTCGAAGAGTCCAGAAACCGGGATGAGTTTGAGGTCATTACACGCTGGGCGGTGCGGGTCGATGATTTGCAAAAAGTCTTGCTTGACCATAGTCCACAAATTGTCCACTTTTCTGGGCATGGCAGCGCAGACCAGGGATTGATTCTAGAAGATGAAACAGGAAAAGCTTGCCCGGTCAGCACATCAGCGTTGGCAAAGCTATTCTCCCTCTTTCGGGACACCATCCAGTGCGTTTGCCTCAATGCCTGCTACTCGGAGGTGCAAGCAGAAGCCATTCGTGCCGCAATTCCTTTTGTCGTGGGCATGAATCAGCCGATCGGTGACAAAGCCGCAATCAGATTCGCCAAGGGATTCTATCGGGCGATCGGCGCAAATCGATCGATTGAGGAAGCGTATGAGTTTGGCTGTAATGCGATCGATCTCCAAAATCACCCCGATGTCTCTACTCCTGTGATCAAACGCAAATTTGAGGTTGTCAGTTCGACCAGTGAACCTGCTGTATCTCCTACGTCCAGTCCTGCTGTTCTAAAATCTCCCCCCAAGCCTATGAACTCTCCAAACCAGGATCGATCGGTTTCTATTGGTGGTTCCGTGACTGGCAGTGCGATCGTCACAGGTGACAGCAATACTGTCTCTGTTCAGTTTCAACAAGCTGCTTTGCCCCAACCGGAGAGTGTGAATATCCAGGCTGAATTAGAGGCTCTGCACGAACTTCTCACCCAGCTCCCGTCTCTAGACAGACGCAAGATTGAGAATGCCCTGGATGATGCCAAAGAAGAACTGAAGAAGGCTGAACCGGACAAAGATGAAGTGGGGCAGGCACTCGATCGCGCTCTTAACTATGCTCAGAAGGCAAACGGATTTGCAGAGGCGATCGACAAGCTGCGTCCTCATGTGGAAAAGGCAGCGGCATGGTTAGGCGAACACTGGTACAAGCTGCTGTCCTTGGTCGGTCTTACAGTCTGA
- a CDS encoding AAA family ATPase, protein MDVLPTNDRHIQIQRDAIGSAIVSGEGNTVFIYQYQLAQAEIPKAPQASALVELAPNPYKGLLAFHETDGDRFFGREKQIEQLWQKLRDLYEDIELIRLLPIYGPSGSGKSSLARAGLIPELARRPLPGRVRARVAILVPGSHPLEALAAVLAQIATNDRTPVAKTREFAGEMSQPNSVGEYDGLRRIADVLPENPTTPLIVLVDQFEETYTLCQDQAERDAFIGNLLCAASDRSRRVSVIVTLRSDFLGETQKHPVLNRLFSSQGFLVPAMSEEELCEAIRKPAELAGHPLDEATIQLLLEQAEGREGALPLLQFALTRIWEGIGEGVAPAVTLERMGGIGGALAGEAQRVFDSLSLAEQAIARRVFLGLVQLGEGTKDTRRRVIVDNLASYKDDDAQVQKVVERFSDPGVRLITLGASESGQETAEVSHEALFDHWQLLDRWLEESRSDLRFQRRLEEAAQYWEQNGRPNGSLWRSPDLDLLRRFAGRSGEDMTPVQLKFFQASVRAERRSKLLQWSAVSSLVALTAFAFWQTWSARRGEERAFAQRLVAQAESINARSPGLFQTSALLAVEANKQFEQLGESSLDVDRVMRSVLLFLPFPLNELKHGGVVRSASFSSDGTKVITGSFDNTARIWDSVTGKELARLAHEDRVGSVSFSPDGTKVITGSDDKTARIWTVSSRNFANEICSRVTRNLTVREWESYVSSLSQYELVCGNLPVHSTVLDAARDAVVQDKVSKALAIFDRAKSLQPDIDLDPTTPEPDRDPRTTVKTIAAAEKVKRGSELAKSGEIDNAIRLYQEAQKTIALSANQWNSLCWLGSLHRRAADVMFACDQAVSLDSSNQWIHKSRGIARSVAGDIPGAIEDLQIFVNSLDPNAQATAPEKQWIDQLRAGQNPFTDELLKNLLQG, encoded by the coding sequence ATGGATGTACTACCAACAAACGACCGTCATATTCAAATCCAACGGGATGCGATCGGCAGTGCCATTGTTTCGGGGGAAGGCAATACAGTCTTCATTTATCAATACCAGTTGGCTCAAGCAGAGATTCCCAAAGCTCCTCAAGCCTCAGCCCTAGTAGAACTTGCTCCTAATCCATATAAAGGACTGCTGGCATTTCACGAAACGGATGGCGATCGCTTCTTTGGACGAGAGAAACAAATAGAACAGCTTTGGCAGAAGCTCCGAGATTTATATGAGGATATTGAGCTTATCCGCTTACTGCCGATTTATGGACCCTCTGGCTCCGGTAAATCTTCTTTAGCGCGAGCCGGATTGATCCCAGAGTTAGCTAGACGACCCCTACCAGGACGCGTTCGAGCTAGGGTCGCTATACTCGTACCGGGATCGCATCCTCTGGAAGCATTAGCGGCTGTGCTGGCACAAATTGCCACGAACGATCGCACTCCGGTTGCCAAAACGCGAGAATTTGCAGGGGAGATGAGTCAGCCCAATTCAGTAGGAGAGTATGATGGGCTGCGACGCATCGCAGATGTTCTCCCTGAAAACCCTACAACCCCGCTGATCGTCCTAGTAGACCAGTTTGAGGAGACCTATACGCTTTGCCAGGATCAAGCGGAACGGGATGCGTTTATCGGGAATTTGCTCTGTGCTGCCAGCGATCGATCGCGACGAGTCTCGGTCATTGTGACGCTACGAAGTGACTTTTTAGGAGAGACCCAGAAACATCCCGTCCTCAATCGTCTGTTTTCGAGTCAGGGATTTCTGGTACCTGCGATGAGCGAGGAGGAGCTATGCGAGGCAATTCGGAAACCCGCTGAACTTGCCGGACATCCCTTAGATGAAGCAACGATCCAGCTTCTATTGGAGCAGGCGGAGGGAAGAGAAGGAGCCTTGCCACTACTTCAGTTTGCGCTGACGCGAATTTGGGAAGGAATCGGAGAAGGCGTTGCTCCGGCTGTGACGTTGGAACGCATGGGTGGCATAGGTGGGGCACTGGCAGGAGAAGCACAGCGGGTGTTTGACAGTCTCAGCCTAGCTGAACAGGCAATTGCCCGGCGAGTTTTTCTTGGATTGGTACAGCTTGGCGAAGGCACAAAAGATACCCGTCGTCGCGTCATTGTGGACAATTTGGCATCCTACAAAGATGATGATGCCCAAGTTCAAAAGGTGGTGGAGCGGTTTTCTGATCCAGGGGTACGGCTAATTACGCTTGGGGCAAGTGAGAGTGGTCAGGAAACGGCAGAAGTATCTCACGAAGCCTTGTTTGACCACTGGCAATTACTCGATCGCTGGTTGGAAGAGAGCCGGAGCGATCTGCGCTTTCAGCGACGCCTAGAGGAAGCTGCTCAATATTGGGAGCAAAATGGTCGTCCAAATGGGAGTCTGTGGCGATCGCCCGATTTAGATCTGCTTCGGCGATTTGCTGGGCGATCGGGCGAGGACATGACCCCGGTGCAACTAAAGTTTTTTCAGGCTTCAGTCCGGGCAGAGCGGCGGAGTAAACTGTTGCAGTGGAGTGCTGTCAGCAGCTTGGTTGCCCTGACAGCGTTTGCGTTCTGGCAAACCTGGAGTGCTCGTCGTGGTGAGGAGAGGGCATTTGCTCAACGGCTGGTTGCTCAGGCGGAGTCTATTAATGCCCGCAGTCCGGGTCTCTTTCAAACCAGTGCGCTTTTGGCAGTGGAGGCAAACAAACAATTTGAGCAATTAGGAGAATCATCTCTGGATGTCGATCGAGTGATGCGTAGTGTGTTGCTGTTTCTGCCTTTTCCGCTGAATGAACTGAAGCATGGTGGAGTGGTAAGGTCAGCCAGTTTCAGTTCTGATGGTACCAAAGTCATCACTGGGAGTTTTGACAACACAGCTCGAATTTGGGACAGTGTGACGGGCAAAGAACTAGCTCGTCTTGCCCATGAGGATAGGGTAGGGTCAGTTAGCTTCAGCCCTGATGGTACCAAAGTCATTACTGGGAGTGACGATAAAACAGCCCGGATTTGGACAGTATCATCAAGAAATTTTGCCAATGAAATTTGTAGCAGAGTGACGCGCAATTTAACTGTAAGGGAATGGGAGAGCTATGTTAGCAGCCTGAGCCAGTATGAGTTAGTTTGTGGCAACCTCCCTGTCCACTCTACTGTGTTAGATGCCGCACGTGATGCAGTTGTCCAAGACAAGGTGAGTAAAGCCCTTGCCATCTTCGATCGCGCTAAATCCCTCCAGCCTGACATCGACCTCGATCCCACCACCCCAGAACCCGATCGCGATCCACGCACCACAGTCAAAACGATCGCCGCAGCAGAAAAGGTGAAACGAGGCAGCGAACTTGCCAAAAGTGGAGAGATAGATAACGCAATTCGACTTTACCAGGAGGCACAGAAGACGATTGCCCTTTCCGCAAACCAGTGGAATAGCCTCTGCTGGCTCGGTAGCCTTCATCGTCGTGCAGCCGATGTCATGTTTGCCTGTGACCAAGCAGTGAGCCTGGACTCATCCAACCAATGGATTCACAAAAGCCGGGGAATTGCTAGATCCGTGGCAGGAGATATACCAGGAGCGATCGAGGATCTACAAATTTTCGTCAATTCCTTAGATCCCAATGCTCAAGCGACAGCACCTGAGAAACAATGGATTGATCAACTGCGGGCAGGACAAAATCCCTTTACCGACGAACTGCTCAAGAACCTGCTGCAAGGATAG